AATTTTAGCGCAACACTTTGCATGGATAGAATCTACATGTCGGGAGGGCTGGGCGTCGACGCATTGACTGGATCTTGAAGGCAGATCCTGAGATCCCGTTCATCTAACTCGCTCTCGGTGTCCACACTTATACTTCGTATCGCTGGACCATCTTTGCCGGTCCATCTTTGTTTCCAGCTCTCTAGCCTCATGACCTAAACAAGCGTGCATAtattacttattatcaaatgATACAATACCACCAAATTTTTCCTATTTGTAGCCACGTtgtacaatttgaaaaatattattgatttgtcaattttgtgtaaaataaaatgaaggtAAAAAATGCACAAATAGTTCAGTCGATAGTtcgatttttacaaatattacgGCAGAAGAAAAACTATCTGACTGCTAGTAGGATTCGGTTTTTAATGCGATAAAGATCAAGCAGAATAAAGtgatcttaatttttttttttttgttttgtaaaatCATTTCTATAATATGAAAGTAACCAAGCATAAAAATTACTCGATCAATTATTAAAGAGTAATGCCTGAAATCCGTCActtgtaatttttcacttaATTATATACTTCATTTTCAACACTGATAATGTTTTTTGGTGAGTTAATTTAGACCTATAAGTACTTTTACGTAGCATTCTCAGTCAGTTCAGCCACTATTTTCCAGATTCTTTTAGACGTCGCTCATAATTGGCTACATTTTATTACTACACGCACGTAGTCtctatcatttttttatttattattctcattaattttttgtatgagattttttctattaaatttGTACAACTTGGATCGGACAggtttggtaaaaaaaagtagtgaatctaaacttttttttttattttagcaAACTTTTTAATGCAAtacatttcgtatttttattctgACTAGAAAGGCTATTTTGTTCCTGAAAGAATTGctttaaaaatctaaaaaagCAATCGCCGAGACTAATTTCAAGTCGTTATAAAATTTAGCCAATTATGAGCGAGATGTgagagagtttgaaaaaaaagcgGCCGAACTCTATGTTTTTAAATCTGCAGAGCCAAATtcttattattactattaacAGAAATCACACAAATAAATGCTAAAAAGTGCATATTTAATACAAATCCGGTCTATATAATTTGTGCACatttatgcatatatgtatatatacagtaACTTGGCATAATTACGCAATGAGAGATATTTTGTGTATTGGCATCGGATTATTTCTTTGATGCTTACACTCAACGGAAGtacaaaaaattggaaaaagaaaaaaaaaataaaaaatctataaaCGACACTTCACATCGATATAATGCACATTTAGTTATTCTAGAGTATCTATTTTCATACGTAAATGGTACAACGAGCTAAAAttgtagtattttttttctcgacctTATAGATTAGACGTTCACAATGAGAAGAGTGTAACACATATTATATTGTAACTCTAGAAGCGCACAAACGGATTCATGCAGGAAAATtgtattcgataaaaaaaactgtagcATGCGTATAATCTGGCAAGTACTCGTAGCCAGAAGACtcttgaataaatgaatgttTAAAGAGTTCTGTACTCTCAACGTTTATTTACATTCGACCAACTTACGACTATCAATTACATTTGATTTTTGACATTAGAGTAAATGAGTTAGCTGGACAGAAGAGGGACGAACGGTGTTTTAGTTATTCATTAGCATAGGAGGTTTGATCGACGGTAAGTATAGCAAAGAATCGAATAGTAGGTATGATTGGAATAAGTTAGCAAAAATAGGTAGTCTGTACGAGACGATATCGAATCAAAGGAAGAAGAGGATATGCATAAGATGATATAAATTCATCACGAAGGCGATCCAACAATCTGAAACATTGTTCTAATGGAAATAATACCTATTCGACGAAGGAACCTGTGTTGCATTCCATATTACACTTGATTAACAAGATCCTGTGAATTTGGTCCCACACACAATTAGTGATAAATCTGTGCCATACATAAGCTACAATTTATTACTCTTGGCACATTTTTTCACGCTCACCTGCGCTATGCaaataatgttaaaaaaaaaaaaaaataactaaaaatataataaaattaaattgatatgcgaaataaatattgaaagtaTCTTAggtaaaattaataacagaaaattcgaaaacaaagTAAAGATGATTTTTCACTTCTACTTTCGTGCTTCCGATTGTTTGTCTGGATCGTAATCTACTTTGACGGTGCGAAAGTATTTGACAGTTTTGTTTTCTCACATACGCAAATCGAATTTGCTAACTACAAAAGGCACAATCAACAAAAGAGAGCGTTACAGAGAGATAGATAGGACTTACTCGAGCCAGCGCCAGGGCTCTGTCTCCGGGCTGGTGATTGGCGTAGGAAACTAAGGAGACAGAGACAACATACCAATAGTGGGTTAGTAATAGTTAACCGCCGCCTCATTTGCTCGATAGCTAAGGTTTCTTGGAAAATTTGCTTCGTCGTGTATATTTACAGCTGCGTTCCAATTGTAGTCAGAAGAATTGGGATATTAGTTTTTCTAATCGTTCTATCAATTGCTTTCGAatcaaattattgcaatataAACATCACTTTCCATTtaaagtgaaaatatattataaatatatttatctaCAGACATGAAATACAATTTATGTATTTCGATTGCTTTCAACGAGGATCTCGTAGGGAATAGCGATGTAACACATATTTCAATACCTATATGGTTGAATGATATAATTCAAGGTAGTTTGCCGcgctggaaaaaaaaaatttgtatatgcaaatatttttcaaatagaaGATCTGAAGTtctgttcaattttattactttgttTCAGTCTCAATTGTAAGGGAATTCCCTCGTTTGTGATTTACGCATATATAAGTACACGAGTGGCGCAACGAAGCAGCTTATGTTAGCAGTTTATTAAGCATGGTTTTAAACGCCTAAAGTTTCATCAAACTGTCCTTGGATCCCTGAATTTTCGTAGGGTAGCAACAAGTTAGACGaaataaaatgtttcaacTTTTTGCGGAAAAAGATTTAGAATTCTCTTTTGATATTCCTcaatggaatagaaaaaatgtgtGGTGACTTTTGAACGTACAAATCTGAGATTCGTTATCGTATCATTTCTTTtatgatttcaaattatacTTTCATCTGACTCTACGTACGTATTTTCGAAAGCATGAAATACGTGTCAAATTATAGCAATAAAATTTCCTCATTGTTCTAGTCTGCTCAACTTTTCCGGTTCATCATAAATCTGTTTCACAAATGAAAAACGCGTAACGGTTTGAAAGATTTAATTCCtcatattcaaaatttaatcaacATTCGTTGAAACACGCAGTTCTGACATCAACAAAAGTTATTACTAACGTTGCATATCGATTGCAGTTTACAAGAATGAGTTTTTattgtcaaataaatttatgaatttttgcattttataCAGCATAATCATATAAGTCTACTCTTTCTTCTGTATTAGAATACAAAGTGATAGCATGAATTGTTCTTTGAGGTGAAATGGAAATACCCTGattgtgagtaaaaaaaaagaaaaaaaaaggaaatatccGACGGTGTAGGGAGAATAATTTCGTAATATGAATTAATATCCCAACTCAGAAATAAAATAGTCAATTATAGACAAACAACGACGCAGTAATCATGTACAATTTATAagcatttttaaattttgcctGCCACTGCTCCTCTGAATTCCTTGGTTTTATTATACTGGTAATTACAGTTACTGAGGCTGTGGGTATGTTACAGCGGGTCTTAGTCTGAAGCATCAACATCATTAACAAGCATTGCGTGTTCCGTTGCATTGCAGTAAGAAGTGCGATTTATGCTGTATGTAAATTGCACCTGTGCGTGAAGACatgagaaaattcaaacgtgGCTCTTTTTATTGCTGTGACATATATATTGCAGCAAAAtttattgtgtaaaaattagCAGACATAACACTggcagaaaatttcatttcaatatcgtataaaaattcaaccaaATTAATCATATCGAGAGAGACGAGCAAAACAAGCATAATTGTCAAGTTTTTGGGATTCAATATCagagattattattattcccgATCCCTGTAATCAATTAGCTCGGCATTAATAATCGGAAGTAACGTCAATATCATACCTCGTATTAAACTGTCACCTCTTACTGCAATACTTGTATTGTATATACAGTACAGTGTTGTTTATTTTGTCTGTTCGCTTTTGGTTATCGTTATATTATTGTCGGAGCAAATGTTATGTTTGTGTAATAACAATTCAAAGACTTACTTCAGCTTTCAAGTCGGCAACTTTATCCTGCAATTCTTTTACTCGTTCGCTATCATCCAGGTTGTTCCTTAGTTCGCCTTCTGCATACATTTCTTCGTTCTGCAaacgagtgaaaatttttttttcaactaaattTTTGGGCATgctattattactatttcgtatattgataaaaaaaaaattaatagataTGTATGGTAAGCATTGGAATATCGgagttcaaattcaatttgttaTTACACATTCcatcgtttcattttcaaactattacaatacaattaattattttctcttgcTCTCAAAATGCAAATTTCCAATGATTGTTTCAATTTGTTCATACGCTATCATCATTAATTCTACAAATACGtgcatattttaatttttttatttgtcgaaCGCAACGTATTTGCGATGACTTATTCTTATCTTAAAATTACTGGACTCTGTGACAATCTGTTCATGTCTGAGCACTCTCATAGGTGGCAGCACAATGCGAATATGCTGTACCAACTTGTAACTTTAGAGGATAAGAAAGATGCCTGAGTAACGCTATCAAAGACGTTATATGGCATATTGGAAACCAGCAGTAGAAAAGGATAAATCATagaaataaatgtttcaaacGAAAAAGTCGTTGGAGTAATTGttaggtacatatatatatatatatattttttttttaccaagaTGATAAAAGATGttgataatagtaataataataacaacaacaacaacaacaataataataataataatgataataatatgttttgGTATTGGTAATTAGCTACTGTTACGCGCAAGATTGAAGGTAGCTTACCTTAAGTTCAAGTAAGGATATTTTATGAGTAAGTTCAGCGACTTGCTGAGCATGTTCCGCATCCCTTATCCTCGCCATCATGAATTCATCCTTCATTTTTGATTCTAGATCCGAATACTTGTGTTGTTGTTCCCGAAGTTTCGTTGTGAGGTCTTTTTCTCTTATCAGAGCTTCGTCGAGTTCCTCCCTTAGCTGCTTTCCGCCTTCGTCCTGTCTTCTAAGTTGATTCGTCGCCACCTGTACTTGGGTTTCGAGTTCCATTACTTTCAGTCTGAGTTCTTTAACCTCGGTGAGAGCCTCCATTTCCCGGATTCTTGTCGTCATCAAATCTTCTTCCAGTCTTTGAGTCTCGTGACCTCGGTTTTCCCAGAACAGTAATTTCTTTGGCGTCGAATCTGCTGCCGGAGCAGGTTGAGCCGATCGATGCTCTTGAAGATGCCTCTGCCATGCCGAACTTAATTCCGTTACCCTTTGCCGAAGATCCTGAAAACATATCGTTATTAATAGCCATATGAGCTTTCTGTTTTTCAACAGTTGCGACGATCGAATTCCTTCCATGCAAACATTACGTACAGACCATGGTACTTACTTTCAGAGATAAATTCGCTTCCGCTTCTCTTAGTTTCACAGCGATCAATTCCTCTTGAAGATGCGCCACAGAATTATCCGGTCTCGACTCTCGTAGTGTTTTTTTGTCCTCCTCTAATTCTTGTATCCTTGCTCTTAGGTCCCTGATCGTAGCGTCATTCTCCGCCTCGTGCAATCTAACTTTGACCAGCTCTTGCTGTAAGCACTGTAacatttcttctttttccgaTAACGCTTTTTGCTTAAGCGACATCTCGTCAAGAGACGACTGTTTCGATGTTAAATTCTCTTCCAATAGAATGGAAAGCGACCTTAACTCTTCGTGCGCTATTTCTAACTGATGATTTGTTTCTAGATGGGTATGCTTCAAAGCTGCCAGTTCCCTCTGCACAACGAAcgttgtttcttcttcttctgcccTCGATACTTGACCCCTAACTAATCTGTCGGCAAGTTCGGCCGACTCTGCTTCCAATAGTTCGGTTCTTTGCCTAAGTAGTCTGTTTTCCGCTCTCAGCCTTCTAAGTTCCACCATTTCCTCCTGCTCCTTCATTTTCAACACTGTGTAATCCTTTTCCAACTTCTTCATTCGTTTTTGGTTAATTCTCATCTCATACGCAAGATTCATCAGTCCGTCAGGATCCGCCTCCGCTCGACCAGGTAATTCTTTCTGGAAAAACTGTAAAGCA
This region of Neodiprion virginianus isolate iyNeoVirg1 chromosome 7, iyNeoVirg1.1, whole genome shotgun sequence genomic DNA includes:
- the LOC124308394 gene encoding ecotropic viral integration site 5 ortholog isoform X1, translated to MVLLGLLAPAAARWTRGKATKRTHEGGGIAVGRLSLSRYGPQVMSVLCLRTSLPQSNPNNRKNSASVKIDLVEEEPTPVSSVKDISTDELALLAKLEEANRLIESDAKSLNSLQSNHSRKGSDTSQVSLASGGSSGGGDAAPRRHSPTDGEENIWTLWGHIVADWENYSKKKKEFVKELVRKGIPHHFRGIVWQLLCGAHDAPVKKQFAEYIKATSACERVIRRDIARTYPEHDFFKEKDGLGQESLFNVMKAYSLHDREVGYCQGSGFIVGLLLMQQMPEEEAFAVLVALMQEYRLRDMFKPSMAELGVCMYQLEHLVADTHPELHAHFTAQGFHTSMYASSWFLTLFTTALSLPLACRIFDVFLSEGMEVIFKVALAMLHLGKEDLLSLDMEGMLKFFQKELPGRAEADPDGLMNLAYEMRINQKRMKKLEKDYTVLKMKEQEEMVELRRLRAENRLLRQRTELLEAESAELADRLVRGQVSRAEEEETTFVVQRELAALKHTHLETNHQLEIAHEELRSLSILLEENLTSKQSSLDEMSLKQKALSEKEEMLQCLQQELVKVRLHEAENDATIRDLRARIQELEEDKKTLRESRPDNSVAHLQEELIAVKLREAEANLSLKDLRQRVTELSSAWQRHLQEHRSAQPAPAADSTPKKLLFWENRGHETQRLEEDLMTTRIREMEALTEVKELRLKVMELETQVQVATNQLRRQDEGGKQLREELDEALIREKDLTTKLREQQHKYSDLESKMKDEFMMARIRDAEHAQQVAELTHKISLLELKNEEMYAEGELRNNLDDSERVKELQDKVADLKAEVMRLESWKQRWTGKDGPAIRSISVDTESELDERDLRICLQDPVNASTPSPPDM
- the LOC124308394 gene encoding ecotropic viral integration site 5 ortholog isoform X3, which gives rise to MSVLCLRTSLPQSNPNNRKNSASVKIDLVEEEPTPVSSVKDISTDELALLAKLEEANRLIESDAKSLNSLQSNHSRKGSDTSQVSLASGGSSGGGDAAPRRHSPTDGEENIWTLWGHIVADWENYSKKKKEFVKELVRKGIPHHFRGIVWQLLCGAHDAPVKKQFAEYIKATSACERVIRRDIARTYPEHDFFKEKDGLGQESLFNVMKAYSLHDREVGYCQGSGFIVGLLLMQQMPEEEAFAVLVALMQEYRLRDMFKPSMAELGVCMYQLEHLVADTHPELHAHFTAQGFHTSMYASSWFLTLFTTALSLPLACRIFDVFLSEGMEVIFKVALAMLHLGKEDLLSLDMEGMLKFFQKELPGRAEADPDGLMNLAYEMRINQKRMKKLEKDYTVLKMKEQEEMVELRRLRAENRLLRQRTELLEAESAELADRLVRGQVSRAEEEETTFVVQRELAALKHTHLETNHQLEIAHEELRSLSILLEENLTSKQSSLDEMSLKQKALSEKEEMLQCLQQELVKVRLHEAENDATIRDLRARIQELEEDKKTLRESRPDNSVAHLQEELIAVKLREAEANLSLKDLRQRVTELSSAWQRHLQEHRSAQPAPAADSTPKKLLFWENRGHETQRLEEDLMTTRIREMEALTEVKELRLKVMELETQVQVATNQLRRQDEGGKQLREELDEALIREKDLTTKLREQQHKYSDLESKMKDEFMMARIRDAEHAQQVAELTHKISLLELKNEEMYAEGELRNNLDDSERVKELQDKVADLKAEVMRLESWKQRWTGKDGPAIRSISVDTESELDERDLRICLQDPVNASTPSPPDM
- the LOC124308394 gene encoding ecotropic viral integration site 5 ortholog isoform X2, with protein sequence MVLLGLLAPAAARWTRGKATKRTHEGGGIAVGRLSLSRYGPQVMSVLCLRTSLPQSNPNNRKNSASVKIDLVEEEPTPVSSVKDISTDELALLAKLEEANRLIESDAKSLNSLQSNHSRKGSDTSQVSLASGGSSGGGDAAPRRHSPTDGEENIWTLWGHIVADWENYSKKKKEFVKELVRKGIPHHFRGIVWQLLCGAHDAPVKKQFAEYIKATSACERVIRRDIARTYPEHDFFKEKDGLGQESLFNVMKAYSLHDREVGYCQGSGFIVGLLLMQQMPEEEAFAVLVALMQEYRLRDMFKPSMAELGVCMYQLEHLVADTHPELHAHFTAQGFHTSMYASSWFLTLFTTALSLPLACRIFDVFLSEGMEVIFKVALAMLHLGKEDLLSLDMEGMLKFFQKELPGRAEADPDGLMNLAYEMRINQKRMKKLEKDYTVLKMKEQEEMVELRRLRAENRLLRQRTELLEAESAELADRLVRGQVSRAEEEETTFVVQRELAALKHTHLETNHQLEIAHEELRSLSILLEENLTSKQSSLDEMSLKQKALSEKEEMLQCLQQELVKVRLHEAENDATIRDLRARIQELEEDKKTLRESRPDNSVAHLQEELIAVKLREAEANLSLKDLRQRVTELSSAWQRHLQEHRSAQPAPAADSTPKKLLFWENRGHETQRLEEDLMTTRIREMEALTEVKELRLKVMELETQVQVATNQLRRQDEGGKQLREELDEALIREKDLTTKLREQQHKYSDLESKMKDEFMMARIRDAEHAQQVAELTHKISLLELKNEEMYAEGELRNNLDDSERVKELQDKVADLKAEFPTPITSPETEPWRWLES